One genomic region from Tripterygium wilfordii isolate XIE 37 chromosome 20, ASM1340144v1, whole genome shotgun sequence encodes:
- the LOC119986449 gene encoding non-specific lipid transfer protein GPI-anchored 8 isoform X1 — MAFNNAYMSLIAAVLLLATAISQTDAQQVASCASKLVPCAEYLNSTSPPSSCCDPIKDAVTNDLPCLCNLYQNPDLLKSLGVELAQALALTRACGVSTDISACNATGGAAPSPVGTPPPPVPGSDGGRVAWTGLYSLLFIWVSVMVY; from the exons ATGGCTTTCAACAACGCCTACATGTCCTTGATCGCGGCGGTCCTTCTCTTGGCCACCGCAATTAGCCAAACAGACGCACAACAGGTGGCATCCTGTGCATCGAAGCTGGTCCCCTGTGCGGAATACTTGAACTCCACAAGCCCTCCTTCCAGTTGTTGCGACCCTATCAAGGATGCAGTCACTAACGACCTTCCTTGCCTCTGCAACCTCTATCAAAACCCTGACCTGCTTAAATCGTTGGGGGTTGAACTCGCTCAAGCCCTCGCACTCACCCGTGCCTGCGGAGTTAGTACTGATATCAGTGCCTGTAATGCCACTGGTGGAG CAGCTCCGTCTCCTGTCGGCACTCCGCCGCCTCCGG TTCCTGGCAGCGATGGAGGAAGGGTAGCGTGGACGGGATTATATAGTTTGCTCTTCATTTGGGTTTCAGTGATGGTTTATTAG
- the LOC119986449 gene encoding non-specific lipid transfer protein GPI-anchored 8 isoform X2: MAFNNAYMSLIAAVLLLATAISQTDAQQVASCASKLVPCAEYLNSTSPPSSCCDPIKDAVTNDLPCLCNLYQNPDLLKSLGVELAQALALTRACGVSTDISACNATGGAPSPVGTPPPPVPGSDGGRVAWTGLYSLLFIWVSVMVY, translated from the exons ATGGCTTTCAACAACGCCTACATGTCCTTGATCGCGGCGGTCCTTCTCTTGGCCACCGCAATTAGCCAAACAGACGCACAACAGGTGGCATCCTGTGCATCGAAGCTGGTCCCCTGTGCGGAATACTTGAACTCCACAAGCCCTCCTTCCAGTTGTTGCGACCCTATCAAGGATGCAGTCACTAACGACCTTCCTTGCCTCTGCAACCTCTATCAAAACCCTGACCTGCTTAAATCGTTGGGGGTTGAACTCGCTCAAGCCCTCGCACTCACCCGTGCCTGCGGAGTTAGTACTGATATCAGTGCCTGTAATGCCACTGGTGGAG CTCCGTCTCCTGTCGGCACTCCGCCGCCTCCGG TTCCTGGCAGCGATGGAGGAAGGGTAGCGTGGACGGGATTATATAGTTTGCTCTTCATTTGGGTTTCAGTGATGGTTTATTAG